One region of Corallincola holothuriorum genomic DNA includes:
- the rplK gene encoding 50S ribosomal protein L11, which produces MAKKVEAYIKLQVAAGAANPSPPVGPALGQHGVNIMEFCKAFNAKTDSIEKGAPVPVVITVYSDRSFTFETKTPPASFLLKKAAGIKSGSGRPNTEKVGTVTRAQLEEIAKTKETDLTGADLDAMVRCIAGSARAMGLNVEG; this is translated from the coding sequence ATGGCTAAAAAAGTCGAAGCTTATATCAAGTTGCAAGTTGCAGCTGGTGCGGCTAACCCAAGTCCACCTGTTGGTCCTGCATTGGGTCAGCACGGTGTTAACATCATGGAATTTTGTAAAGCGTTTAACGCGAAAACAGATTCTATTGAAAAAGGTGCGCCAGTACCTGTAGTTATCACTGTATATAGCGATCGTTCATTCACTTTTGAAACCAAGACACCACCAGCTTCTTTCCTATTGAAGAAAGCTGCCGGTATTAAGTCTGGTTCTGGTCGTCCAAACACTGAGAAAGTGGGTACTGTTACCCGTGCTCAGCTGGAAGAGATCGCGAAAACTAAAGAAACAGACCTTACTGGTGCTGACTTAGACGCGATGGTTCGCTGTATTGCTGGATCAGCTCGGGCCATGGGCCTGAATGTGGAGGGCTAA
- the rplA gene encoding 50S ribosomal protein L1, with product MAKLSKRLRAIREKVSATKEYEINEAVALLKELATAKFVESVDAAINLGIDARKSDQNVRGATVLPHGTGRDVRVAVFTQGANAEAAKEAGADLVGMDDLAAQVKAGEMNFDVVVASPDAMRVVGQLGQILGPRGLMPNPKTGTVTPNVAEAVKNAKAGQVRYRNDKNGIIHTTIGKADFSEDKLKENLEALLEALKKAKPAQAKGQYIAKVSLSTTMGAGVTVDQASLAR from the coding sequence ATGGCTAAATTATCAAAGCGTTTACGTGCTATTCGTGAAAAGGTTAGCGCAACTAAAGAATATGAGATCAATGAAGCGGTTGCTTTGTTGAAAGAGTTAGCGACAGCTAAGTTCGTTGAGAGTGTTGATGCAGCCATTAACTTGGGCATCGATGCACGTAAATCAGACCAAAACGTCCGTGGTGCAACTGTATTGCCACACGGTACTGGTCGTGACGTACGTGTAGCCGTATTCACTCAAGGCGCGAACGCTGAAGCAGCTAAAGAAGCTGGTGCAGATTTGGTCGGCATGGATGATCTTGCTGCTCAAGTTAAAGCTGGCGAAATGAATTTTGACGTGGTTGTTGCATCTCCAGATGCAATGCGTGTTGTTGGTCAGTTAGGTCAAATCTTGGGTCCTCGTGGCCTGATGCCAAACCCTAAAACTGGCACTGTAACACCTAACGTAGCTGAAGCAGTTAAAAATGCGAAAGCTGGTCAGGTTCGTTATCGCAACGACAAGAACGGTATCATCCACACCACTATTGGTAAGGCTGATTTCAGCGAAGATAAGCTGAAAGAGAACCTCGAAGCACTACTGGAAGCGTTGAAGAAGGCTAAGCCTGCTCAAGCTAAAGGTCAGTACATCGCTAAGGTTAGCCTGTCTACCACTATGGGTGCGGGTGTAACAGTTGATCAGGCATCACTGGCGCGCTAA
- the rplJ gene encoding 50S ribosomal protein L10 has product MALKLDDKKAIVAEVNEAAKGAQSAVVADSRGVEVGAITALRAKARAEGVYMRVVRNTLARRAVQGTDYECLVDTFVGPTLIAFSNEHPGAGARLFKEFAKGEENFEVKAAAFEGELVDASVLATLPTYDEAISRLMSVMKEASAGKLVKTLAALRDKLEGEAA; this is encoded by the coding sequence ATGGCATTGAAACTCGACGACAAAAAAGCCATCGTCGCTGAAGTCAACGAGGCAGCCAAAGGCGCTCAATCTGCAGTAGTTGCAGACTCTCGTGGTGTCGAAGTTGGCGCTATTACAGCGCTGCGCGCTAAGGCGCGTGCTGAAGGTGTTTACATGCGCGTAGTGCGTAACACTTTAGCCCGTCGTGCGGTTCAAGGTACTGATTATGAGTGCCTAGTCGACACTTTCGTAGGTCCTACACTGATTGCTTTCTCTAACGAACATCCAGGTGCTGGTGCACGTTTGTTCAAAGAGTTCGCAAAAGGTGAAGAGAACTTCGAAGTCAAAGCTGCTGCTTTTGAAGGTGAACTTGTAGACGCAAGTGTTCTGGCTACCCTGCCGACATATGACGAAGCAATTTCTCGCCTGATGAGCGTTATGAAAGAAGCCTCTGCTGGCAAGCTGGTTAAAACCCTTGCTGCGCTTCGCGACAAGCTGGAAGGCGAAGCTGCTTAA
- the rplL gene encoding 50S ribosomal protein L7/L12: MSLTKDQIIDAVAEMSVKDVVELIEAMEEKFGVTAAAAAVVVAGGDAGGAAEQTEFDVILASVGGNKVAVIKAVRAATGLGLKEAKGVVDGAPAPIKEGVEKEEAEALKAALEEAGATVELK, translated from the coding sequence ATGTCACTGACTAAAGACCAAATCATCGATGCAGTAGCTGAAATGTCTGTAAAAGACGTTGTAGAACTGATCGAAGCGATGGAAGAAAAATTCGGCGTTACTGCCGCTGCTGCTGCTGTAGTTGTTGCTGGCGGCGACGCTGGCGGTGCTGCTGAGCAAACTGAATTCGACGTAATCTTGGCCAGCGTAGGCGGCAACAAGGTTGCTGTGATCAAGGCTGTACGTGCAGCTACTGGTCTAGGCCTGAAAGAAGCTAAGGGCGTTGTAGACGGCGCTCCAGCTCCGATCAAAGAAGGCGTTGAGAAAGAAGAAGCAGAAGCATTGAAGGCGGCTCTTGAAGAAGCTGGTGCAACTGTTGAGCTTAAGTAA